The window GAGAACATCATGAACAGAAACGCATTCGAAGCCATCTGCCGGGCCATTACGGCCGGCGAGGAGAAGTATCTGGAGAACGTGGAAAACCACCATGCCGGCAAAGCCGTGGCCTGCAGCGACGAGACGGTGGAGATCGATATCTACGGCAAGCGGGAAAGCTGGCCGCTGGACCGCTGCGAGGAGGTTGAGAAGCCGCATTTCGATTATCATCGCTAGAGGCGCACCGGCCGGCCGCCCGGCCGGTGTTTTTTTTGCGGGAGACCCCATGATCAGAAGGCGCTGGCTCCTGGTGCTGCTCGCTGTGCTCGTCTTCCTCCTGGCCCTGGGGCGACGGAAGGTCTGGGGAATGTTCTTTGCCCGGCCGGAGCGCCAGGCGCCGGCGCCGGGCCTCCCGAACCCCGCTACCTGGAGCGGGCGCTGGTCACGGAATGGCTGTTCAAGGTCGACCTGGTGGTGAACCTGCCGGTCATCAAGACGCACCGTTCCGCCAGCTACTCCATCTGCCTGAAGAACTTCATCGGCTGCACCCACCTGCGTCAGCGCCCCTACCTGATCGATGTGGACCACTGGGAGGAATTGGTGGCCGAATTCAACCTCGCCTTCCGCCCCGCCCTGCACATCGTCGACGGCACCGTCGCCATGATTGAAGAAGGTCCCTGGGAGGGTCCTTCCGCCCCGACCGGCCTGATCATCGCCAGCGGCGACGCCGTCGCCGCCGACGTGGTCGGACTCGGCATCATCAAGTCCTTCGGCCGCTGGCCGGCGGTCGCCGACAAGAGCCCGTGGGAGCAGAAGCAGATTCGCCACGCCCTGGCGGTCGGCCTGGGTGCCCCGGCCGGGAGCATCCGTCTGCGGGTCGCCCCGGGGGACGAGACCTTCACGGCACTGATGGCGCGGGTGCGGGAGTTCACCGGTCTCTGAGAGCCGACGCCGGGCGCGAAGCCCCCTTTTTTCCAGAGGTTATTTGTATCCGGTGCGGCGGAAGCGGTAAAATGATAGGTAGGCAACCGGAAGGACCAATCAGCAGAAACGGGGGTTAATATATGGAAAGAATCGTCGGAGAACCCAATTGGAAAGCGGCGACGCTCTCCGGGATCATTGCCGGTGCAGTCTTTCTGATCCTTGCTCTGGTGTTGGTGCCCCTCGTCCTGGGCGGCAGCCCCTGGGCACTGCCCCGGATGATCGCAGCCATCATCATGGGTGAGGGCGTGCTGACGCCGGAAACCTTCGATCTCGGCATCGTCGCGGCGGCGGTGGGCGTGCACTTCGTGCTGTCCATCATCTACGCCTGC of the Desulfuromonadales bacterium genome contains:
- a CDS encoding DUF362 domain-containing protein, with translation MVNLPVIKTHRSASYSICLKNFIGCTHLRQRPYLIDVDHWEELVAEFNLAFRPALHIVDGTVAMIEEGPWEGPSAPTGLIIASGDAVAADVVGLGIIKSFGRWPAVADKSPWEQKQIRHALAVGLGAPAGSIRLRVAPGDETFTALMARVREFTGL